From one Dyella sp. 2HG41-7 genomic stretch:
- a CDS encoding TlpA disulfide reductase family protein, with product MKLFALSLLLAVGMLTTPVYAAMPAQPSLKATALDGKPYDLAAQRGHWVIVNFWATWCVPCIKELPDISHFVATHPNVRAVGVAYEDTDPSDIRAFLAKHPVSYPVVQVTMDKPLTDFDEPLGLPTTWLISPDGKVAKHFMGPITSAALSAAIGK from the coding sequence ATGAAGTTGTTCGCGTTATCGCTGTTGCTGGCGGTTGGCATGCTGACCACTCCCGTCTACGCGGCGATGCCGGCGCAACCGTCGCTCAAAGCCACGGCGCTGGACGGCAAACCTTACGACCTGGCGGCGCAACGCGGTCATTGGGTCATCGTGAATTTCTGGGCGACCTGGTGCGTGCCGTGCATCAAAGAACTGCCGGATATTTCGCACTTCGTGGCGACACATCCGAATGTGCGTGCGGTGGGTGTCGCGTATGAAGACACCGATCCTTCCGATATACGCGCATTCCTCGCCAAGCATCCGGTGTCTTATCCCGTTGTCCAGGTCACCATGGACAAGCCGCTCACCGATTTCGACGAGCCGTTAGGCCTGCCAACGACGTGGCTTATTTCCCCGGATGGAAAAGTCGCCAAGCACTTTATGGGGCCGATCACTTCGGCGGCATTGAGCGCCGCGATCGGCAAGTGA
- a CDS encoding YihY family inner membrane protein, which translates to MNLRFDRDRTLTFGHFLWQRFLDDKCFETSGALSYTTLVSLVPLTVAVLAMFAAFPMFEEARDTLINFVFSNFVPAAGETVQKALLDFASNARKLTGISILVMLFSAVSMMNSIEDRLNRIWQVRQHRPWGPRLLLYWAALTLGPVLVVGGIAVTSYVAAVPMLRNAGDELGIGQELLKAMPFVVTFLTLWLMYTTIPNRRVNKQHTAIGALLGAILFELARWGFTHYVRNAQNYQQIYGALAIIPLLLLWIYLSWVIVILCASVAASISAFEYQKPCDVMPEGSEFLGLLVVLRHFVDAQRAGRCVDLGAIREAEPSLRSDVIAIYFEDLVRSGLIHRSEGGSWSLVRSLDSTDLLIVYQHTGYQLPLSPVEQAEAAGIKLPTELLSLLTRLAEALDDTLGARLDQVYPFSAGTAPTRPSSQT; encoded by the coding sequence ATGAATCTGCGTTTCGATCGCGACCGCACACTGACTTTCGGCCATTTCCTCTGGCAGCGCTTCCTCGACGATAAGTGTTTCGAGACGTCGGGCGCGCTGTCGTATACCACGCTGGTATCGCTGGTGCCGCTCACCGTAGCGGTGCTGGCGATGTTCGCGGCCTTTCCCATGTTCGAGGAAGCGCGCGACACGCTGATCAATTTCGTCTTCAGCAATTTCGTGCCCGCGGCCGGCGAGACGGTACAGAAAGCGCTGCTCGATTTTGCATCCAATGCGCGCAAGCTGACCGGCATCAGTATTTTGGTGATGCTGTTCAGCGCCGTGTCGATGATGAATAGCATCGAAGACCGGCTCAATCGCATCTGGCAGGTACGCCAGCATCGCCCATGGGGTCCTCGATTGCTGCTTTATTGGGCGGCGCTCACGTTGGGGCCGGTGCTGGTGGTGGGTGGTATTGCGGTGACATCGTATGTCGCGGCGGTGCCCATGTTGCGCAATGCGGGAGATGAGCTCGGCATCGGGCAAGAGTTGTTGAAGGCGATGCCGTTTGTGGTGACGTTTCTCACCCTGTGGCTGATGTACACCACGATTCCGAATCGACGCGTCAACAAGCAACACACGGCCATCGGCGCCTTGCTTGGCGCCATTTTGTTCGAGCTCGCCCGTTGGGGCTTTACCCACTACGTCCGCAACGCACAGAACTACCAGCAGATCTACGGAGCGCTGGCGATTATTCCGCTGCTCCTGCTGTGGATTTATCTGTCCTGGGTGATCGTGATTTTGTGCGCGTCGGTGGCTGCATCCATTTCGGCTTTCGAATACCAAAAGCCGTGCGATGTCATGCCGGAAGGATCGGAGTTTCTTGGATTGCTGGTGGTGCTCCGCCATTTCGTCGATGCGCAACGTGCGGGACGATGCGTCGATCTCGGTGCGATTCGCGAAGCGGAGCCCAGTTTGCGCAGCGATGTCATCGCGATTTATTTCGAAGACCTGGTGCGATCGGGCCTGATCCATCGCAGCGAAGGCGGCAGCTGGTCGCTGGTCCGCAGTCTGGATAGCACCGACTTGCTGATCGTGTATCAACACACCGGTTATCAATTGCCACTGAGCCCGGTCGAGCAGGCTGAGGCCGCTGGCATCAAGTTGCCGACCGAATTGTTGTCGCTACTTACGCGGCTCGCCGAAGCGCTCGACGACACATTGGGCGCGCGTCTTGATCAGGTTTATCCTTTTTCGGCGGGAACGGCACCTACCCGGCCATCGTCACAAACTTAG
- the wrbA gene encoding NAD(P)H:quinone oxidoreductase, whose product MPQTMTDILVLYYSRTGHVAQLARLIARGVEEIPGMRARLRQVPPVAPVTEVAHPPEPEEGAPYVSKQDLHECVGLALGSPTRFGNMAAPLKHFLDTTGAEWASGALVGKPAAVFTATSTMHGGQESTLLSMALPLLHHGMLVLGIPYTEPALSNTTSGGTPYGASHVSGTKGENGISEHERELARALGRRLADTARKLAGAI is encoded by the coding sequence ATGCCTCAAACCATGACCGACATCCTTGTCCTGTATTACAGCCGCACTGGCCACGTCGCCCAACTGGCCCGTTTGATTGCCCGTGGCGTGGAGGAAATCCCCGGCATGCGCGCGCGCCTTCGGCAGGTTCCGCCGGTTGCGCCGGTGACCGAGGTGGCTCATCCGCCGGAGCCTGAGGAAGGCGCGCCGTACGTGAGCAAGCAGGATCTGCACGAGTGCGTGGGACTGGCCCTGGGCAGCCCGACGCGTTTCGGCAACATGGCCGCGCCGTTGAAGCACTTTCTGGACACCACCGGCGCCGAATGGGCGAGCGGTGCGTTGGTGGGTAAGCCGGCCGCCGTGTTCACGGCGACGAGCACCATGCATGGCGGCCAGGAATCCACGTTGCTGAGCATGGCCTTGCCCCTGCTCCATCACGGCATGTTGGTGCTGGGCATCCCGTACACCGAGCCGGCGCTGAGCAACACCACCAGCGGCGGCACGCCTTACGGCGCAAGCCACGTGTCAGGCACCAAAGGCGAAAACGGCATCAGCGAACACGAACGCGAACTCGCTCGCGCACTCGGCCGCCGCCTGGCCGATACCGCGCGCAAACTTGCAGGCGCTATATGA
- a CDS encoding DUF2069 domain-containing protein, protein MTSNTGVTQRIGVSAWIALILLQCAWYAWLFPPQHLPMWLALVIAVVPLLLPFLAIGNLRRALLWVGMLSLFYFCHGIAESWSSAQERVPALLEVLLTLLLIGALGAGVKRRRRTT, encoded by the coding sequence ATGACTTCGAACACCGGCGTCACGCAGCGTATCGGCGTATCGGCCTGGATCGCGCTGATTCTGCTGCAATGCGCGTGGTATGCGTGGCTTTTTCCGCCGCAACATCTGCCGATGTGGCTGGCGCTGGTAATCGCCGTCGTGCCTTTGCTGCTCCCATTCCTGGCCATCGGCAATCTGCGACGCGCGCTGCTGTGGGTCGGCATGCTCAGTCTGTTCTATTTCTGCCATGGCATTGCCGAAAGCTGGAGCTCAGCGCAAGAACGTGTGCCCGCGTTGCTGGAAGTGTTGCTTACATTGTTGTTGATCGGCGCGCTCGGCGCCGGCGTTAAACGCAGACGACGTACAACCTGA
- a CDS encoding acyl-CoA dehydrogenase family protein: MGFLQDAPQLAHPYRSDRLLIALLDRIFPSKRRAALDFDLDALGDYAQMTWERNNRSERRKPILTQWDAWGRRVDRVELTTAWREGPQLTTRHAILAAGHEVHEHARLEEFARAYVYHVASEFYTCPLAMTDGAATALKASGNKALIDRAVPHFISRDVHKFWLSGQWMTENAGGSDVGQTETIARQDADGQWRLYGRKWFSSAVIGEAALALARPEGAKEGAGTLALFYVETMNGEERKPELIIDRLKDKLGTHELPTAEIHLDGLPAWPIGELAHGVRHVAPMLNITRTWNAIGAIASMSRAISLARDYASRRRAFGKLLIEQPLHAQTLADMQAEFEGAFALTFEVAHLLGRVEQNAATLQEAASLRLLTPLVKLWTGKMAVNLCSEALECFGGAGYIENTGLPQLLRDAQVYAIWEGTTNVLSLDSLRALAGNNTFAAFRKVIGGWLTQAHNEPASFAIHSALEATAMHLDTEKVERNALEAGARGIALTLARCAAAALLARQAAWSSTRGDERPGAALRRFLGHGLLRLSDIGGEDTRRLLE; this comes from the coding sequence ATGGGATTTCTGCAAGACGCCCCGCAACTCGCGCATCCCTATCGCAGCGACCGTCTGCTGATCGCCTTGCTCGATCGCATCTTTCCCTCCAAACGTCGCGCCGCGCTGGATTTCGATCTGGACGCGCTGGGCGATTACGCGCAAATGACGTGGGAGCGCAACAACCGTAGCGAACGGCGCAAACCGATCCTGACGCAGTGGGATGCATGGGGACGTCGCGTGGATCGGGTGGAATTGACGACCGCTTGGCGGGAAGGCCCACAGCTCACCACGCGTCACGCCATTCTTGCAGCCGGTCACGAAGTGCACGAGCACGCGCGATTAGAAGAATTCGCGCGTGCGTACGTTTATCACGTCGCCAGCGAGTTCTATACGTGCCCGCTCGCAATGACCGATGGCGCGGCCACCGCGTTAAAAGCATCAGGCAACAAAGCGCTGATCGATCGCGCCGTGCCGCATTTCATAAGCCGCGACGTCCATAAGTTCTGGCTCTCCGGTCAATGGATGACGGAAAACGCCGGCGGCTCCGATGTCGGTCAGACCGAGACCATCGCCAGGCAAGACGCCGACGGTCAATGGCGCTTGTATGGCCGCAAGTGGTTCAGTTCGGCGGTTATCGGCGAAGCGGCGTTGGCGTTGGCGCGCCCCGAAGGCGCCAAAGAAGGCGCCGGAACGCTTGCGCTGTTCTACGTCGAAACCATGAACGGCGAAGAACGCAAACCCGAGTTGATCATCGATCGTCTCAAAGACAAGCTGGGCACGCACGAATTGCCAACCGCCGAAATTCATCTCGACGGGCTGCCCGCATGGCCCATCGGCGAACTTGCGCACGGCGTACGGCACGTTGCGCCGATGCTCAATATCACGCGCACATGGAATGCGATCGGCGCCATTGCCAGCATGTCGCGCGCGATCAGCCTCGCGCGCGATTACGCGTCCCGACGTCGCGCATTTGGCAAATTGCTGATTGAGCAGCCGCTGCACGCGCAAACGCTCGCCGATATGCAGGCCGAATTCGAAGGGGCTTTCGCGCTGACCTTTGAAGTGGCGCACTTGCTTGGGCGTGTCGAACAAAATGCCGCCACGCTGCAGGAAGCTGCGTCATTGCGATTGCTCACGCCACTGGTGAAATTGTGGACCGGCAAGATGGCCGTGAATCTTTGCTCGGAAGCGCTGGAATGTTTCGGCGGCGCCGGCTATATCGAAAACACAGGGTTGCCTCAGCTGCTGCGCGATGCGCAGGTTTACGCCATCTGGGAAGGAACCACCAATGTGCTGTCGCTCGATAGCTTGCGCGCGCTGGCTGGCAACAACACCTTCGCGGCCTTCCGCAAAGTGATTGGCGGATGGCTGACCCAGGCCCACAACGAGCCGGCCAGCTTCGCCATCCATTCGGCGCTGGAGGCCACCGCCATGCATCTGGACACGGAAAAGGTCGAACGCAACGCCTTGGAGGCCGGCGCGCGCGGCATCGCCCTTACGCTGGCGCGCTGCGCGGCGGCGGCCTTGCTGGCGCGTCAGGCGGCTTGGTCGTCCACGCGCGGCGACGAACGCCCGGGCGCTGCCCTGCGCCGCTTTCTGGGCCACGGATTGCTGCGTCTTTCCGATATCGGCGGGGAGGACACCCGCCGGCTGCTGGAATAA
- a CDS encoding asparaginase domain-containing protein: MQHLTIVTTGGTIDKIYFDDKSDYKIGAPQIGEILGQLGVAFQFDVIPILRKDSLHVTAEDRVLIRSTIEAQPSRYVLVTHGTDTMVETAKELASIKGKVIVLTGALNPARFQGSDAVFNIGCAVAAVQTLPDGVYIAMNGRVWNPAKVRKNRDANRFEEIGGGA, translated from the coding sequence ATGCAGCATCTGACCATCGTTACGACCGGCGGCACCATCGACAAGATCTACTTCGATGACAAATCCGATTACAAGATCGGCGCTCCGCAAATCGGAGAGATTCTTGGTCAGCTCGGCGTCGCGTTCCAGTTCGACGTCATTCCGATTCTGCGCAAAGACAGCCTGCACGTCACCGCGGAAGATCGCGTACTGATTCGCTCCACGATCGAAGCGCAACCCAGCCGTTACGTACTGGTGACGCACGGCACCGACACCATGGTGGAAACCGCGAAGGAACTCGCCTCGATCAAGGGCAAGGTGATCGTGCTGACTGGCGCGCTGAATCCCGCGCGCTTCCAAGGTTCGGATGCGGTGTTCAACATTGGCTGTGCCGTCGCCGCCGTGCAGACGCTGCCCGACGGCGTGTATATCGCGATGAACGGTCGCGTGTGGAATCCGGCGAAGGTGCGCAAGAATCGCGATGCGAATCGATTCGAGGAAATCGGCGGCGGCGCTTAA
- a CDS encoding spore coat protein U domain-containing protein: MKQKHVRCIALCLALALSCRASAFQETGIKVMVTVEGGCDFSDQPPTDADFGVHRAGTSNESIQKTGTVKFWCSSGTTFNVSIDRAVGGSHHMKQINGSAEVAYSVVSFGSTSDTGQGPDNLITAYVNVSMAAGALRDAPPGDYVDEVSVTVNP, from the coding sequence ATGAAGCAGAAACATGTGCGATGCATCGCTCTATGTCTGGCATTGGCTTTATCGTGTCGTGCCTCTGCTTTTCAGGAGACCGGGATAAAGGTCATGGTGACTGTCGAAGGAGGATGCGATTTCTCCGATCAGCCGCCGACCGATGCCGACTTCGGCGTGCATAGGGCCGGAACGTCTAACGAGTCAATCCAAAAAACCGGCACGGTGAAATTTTGGTGCAGCTCGGGCACCACGTTCAACGTAAGTATTGATCGCGCGGTCGGTGGATCGCACCACATGAAACAAATAAACGGGAGCGCTGAAGTCGCCTACTCCGTCGTGAGTTTCGGTTCGACGTCCGACACGGGACAAGGTCCCGATAATTTGATTACGGCGTACGTCAACGTCTCAATGGCGGCGGGCGCGTTACGCGATGCGCCACCAGGCGACTATGTCGATGAAGTATCGGTAACCGTCAATCCTTAA
- a CDS encoding spore coat U domain-containing protein, protein MLDSTRAWAQFTMPPPAEPVDALPPSAHPLPPHTEPVPAAAECTIMTNDIYLRSYRSGQSNDVGDSMGMTMICTQDVRVLVRASPSPESADFQYRLLRQESGGATLRYQLYTDYGRSQIWGNGEGQSVPINRSVSAGSTTLDVFATIFAHQSVPPGRYSDTVIVTIDVE, encoded by the coding sequence ATGCTCGACAGTACGCGCGCGTGGGCTCAATTCACGATGCCTCCGCCAGCAGAGCCTGTCGATGCCTTGCCTCCGTCGGCGCACCCGTTGCCGCCTCATACCGAACCTGTTCCGGCCGCGGCGGAATGCACCATCATGACCAACGATATCTATTTGCGGAGTTATAGATCCGGGCAGAGTAACGATGTTGGAGATTCCATGGGGATGACCATGATCTGCACGCAAGACGTCCGAGTTCTTGTACGTGCGTCGCCGAGCCCGGAGAGTGCTGATTTTCAATATCGTCTCTTGCGCCAAGAGAGCGGTGGCGCCACGTTGCGCTACCAACTTTATACCGATTATGGTCGCAGCCAAATTTGGGGAAACGGCGAAGGGCAAAGCGTGCCGATCAACAGATCTGTCTCAGCAGGATCCACCACGCTGGACGTATTCGCGACGATCTTTGCGCATCAAAGCGTACCGCCGGGACGATATTCCGATACCGTTATCGTCACCATCGATGTCGAATGA
- a CDS encoding fimbria/pilus outer membrane usher protein: MRKCPIIRIAADWRWWGVGWLLAIHAASAQTVDRMQAPLSDVTWVVDVNHGAPTEEDGLTDGEHALLPASMLNAIGLVTTPTLDHFHGKDYFDPQRIQGAKIDIDFNELAIHVVVPGDRLKGGEVNLSRAVIHTLTPEPTWSGFLDYRYDRTESQARTFQQMFLSPHLRLFGWSIFDEQVLTSTPSGFQNTRFDTVAYHDWPNQALRLLIGDYTPSTGDLGTSFSLAGLTLQRSYALQPGQVTNPTASMSGIAQSPSQVQIYMDGVMIGSTQIGPGPFNLQNLQGYGGLRNISVLVTDAAGNQHTYAIPYYFSNELLKAGYDTFDISAGSPRAGFGSGGYSGKAASIAYLYGMTDGWTIGTNDSYIQGDRRLSPLMTFGLGPMGTMTLMSAQRQYHHMRRYAHEFNYQGVWRGTQLQFQWRHAQKDFDSTLTLPEDNGEQPVLPDLRARDRYSLGISQQLGSFGLLSANVGRLYRFDQSVVTSESLSWSLRLPWRGQFNVSGLYTRGAGTRLRGIFASVYYPLGSQTTVIAGYRDVTNTSPQRYIEANSYPPTEGGFGYRLYDSWQGPINDKDVSGTWLSRWMQADVGVRDLDDGQFVQQATHVAVSGAIAVMGGHVYLTPEINSAFAVVDAGYPGVGIYRAGQLIGTTGRNGTLLVPEVAPYGVTTLSVRDDDLPPDVDLLSPKVDVVPADGAGVLVKFDLPRISAVNGNLHFSSANGGGAVDNYLITVTTPTGQILNSRTGNDGFFELDNVSHGSYRIDVPDASPACVAVIHVPEQKPAIWQAGQVTCE; this comes from the coding sequence GTGCGCAAATGCCCGATCATCCGCATCGCTGCGGACTGGCGCTGGTGGGGCGTGGGTTGGTTGCTGGCGATCCATGCGGCCAGCGCACAAACCGTGGATCGTATGCAGGCCCCGTTGAGCGACGTGACATGGGTGGTCGATGTCAATCACGGTGCGCCCACAGAAGAAGATGGGTTGACCGACGGCGAACATGCCTTATTGCCTGCGTCCATGCTTAATGCGATCGGATTGGTGACCACGCCGACCTTGGACCACTTCCACGGCAAAGATTATTTCGATCCGCAACGCATTCAAGGCGCCAAGATCGACATCGATTTCAACGAGCTCGCCATCCATGTCGTTGTGCCTGGCGACAGGTTGAAGGGTGGCGAGGTCAATCTGTCTCGAGCGGTGATTCATACCTTGACGCCCGAGCCGACCTGGTCCGGATTTTTGGATTACCGTTACGACCGTACAGAATCCCAAGCCAGAACGTTTCAACAAATGTTCTTGTCGCCTCATCTTCGTCTTTTCGGGTGGTCGATCTTCGACGAACAGGTGTTAACCAGCACACCGTCTGGATTTCAAAACACTCGATTCGATACCGTCGCTTATCACGATTGGCCCAACCAAGCCTTGCGGCTGTTGATCGGCGATTACACGCCAAGCACGGGTGATCTGGGGACCAGTTTTTCCCTGGCGGGCCTCACGTTGCAGCGCAGCTACGCACTGCAGCCCGGACAAGTCACCAACCCGACGGCCAGCATGTCCGGTATCGCCCAATCGCCTTCGCAAGTTCAGATTTACATGGATGGCGTCATGATCGGATCCACGCAAATCGGCCCCGGTCCGTTCAACTTGCAGAACCTGCAAGGTTATGGCGGCCTGCGCAATATCAGTGTCCTGGTGACGGATGCGGCCGGCAATCAGCATACGTACGCGATCCCCTACTACTTTTCCAACGAACTGCTGAAGGCCGGATACGACACCTTCGACATCAGCGCGGGTTCGCCACGCGCAGGTTTCGGCAGCGGTGGATATAGCGGCAAAGCAGCCAGCATTGCGTATCTCTACGGTATGACCGATGGGTGGACCATTGGCACCAACGATAGCTATATCCAAGGTGATCGTCGTCTTTCGCCGCTGATGACATTCGGCTTGGGGCCGATGGGCACCATGACGTTGATGAGTGCGCAGCGTCAATACCATCACATGCGCCGTTATGCGCACGAATTCAATTACCAAGGTGTCTGGCGCGGCACGCAATTGCAATTCCAATGGCGGCACGCACAAAAGGATTTCGACAGTACGTTGACCCTACCCGAGGACAACGGCGAGCAGCCTGTGCTGCCCGACTTGCGCGCACGTGATCGCTATTCTCTGGGTATTTCGCAGCAGCTTGGATCGTTTGGGTTGCTGTCTGCCAATGTGGGCAGACTCTATCGCTTCGACCAGAGCGTGGTGACCAGCGAGTCGTTGTCGTGGTCGTTGCGGCTACCTTGGCGCGGGCAATTCAACGTAAGCGGCCTCTACACGCGTGGAGCCGGCACGCGTCTGCGCGGCATTTTCGCATCTGTTTACTATCCGCTCGGCTCCCAGACGACCGTGATCGCTGGCTATCGCGATGTAACCAACACTTCGCCGCAGCGGTACATCGAAGCCAATTCTTATCCCCCCACCGAAGGTGGTTTTGGCTACCGGCTCTACGACAGTTGGCAAGGCCCCATCAATGACAAAGATGTGAGTGGCACGTGGCTGAGTCGTTGGATGCAAGCCGATGTGGGTGTGCGCGATCTGGATGATGGACAATTCGTGCAACAAGCGACGCATGTCGCCGTTAGCGGCGCAATAGCTGTGATGGGCGGCCATGTCTATCTAACGCCGGAAATCAATAGCGCTTTTGCGGTTGTCGATGCCGGTTATCCAGGCGTGGGCATCTATCGTGCAGGACAACTTATCGGCACGACGGGGCGTAACGGCACTTTGCTGGTGCCGGAAGTTGCGCCTTATGGCGTTACGACGTTGTCGGTGCGCGACGACGATTTACCGCCGGACGTCGATCTGCTTTCACCCAAGGTCGATGTTGTGCCCGCCGATGGCGCGGGTGTGTTGGTGAAGTTCGATCTGCCGAGAATCTCCGCCGTAAATGGAAACCTGCATTTTTCGTCGGCGAACGGCGGCGGAGCTGTAGACAATTACCTCATCACGGTCACCACGCCAACCGGACAGATATTGAACAGCCGCACCGGCAATGACGGATTCTTCGAATTGGATAACGTTTCCCACGGCAGCTATCGCATCGACGTGCCCGATGCGTCACCCGCATGTGTTGCCGTGATCCACGTACCTGAGCAGAAGCCTGCCATCTGGCAGGCAGGGCAGGTGACCTGTGAATAA
- a CDS encoding fimbria/pilus periplasmic chaperone encodes MIANKRLATGLISILVAGTAGAAGFGVSPLRLDLAGNRSTTVEVTNPGDTPVDLEVQAKAWTQADGKDVYSDTSDLTFYPAKFTLAGKGKRVIRVTTSGKSDLPDTEKAYRLYITELPVLTHEAGENIELRERFGVPLFVHKPKASSQLSASVEGGGAGIVKVRLINQGTAHAHLTSIASDPAGIQGAALDEWYVLPGASHVFSLPVSGSVCNQAQAKLHIKTDQGKPVDLPISIPSGACKAG; translated from the coding sequence ATGATTGCGAACAAGCGTCTTGCGACGGGCCTGATCAGCATATTGGTGGCCGGGACTGCGGGAGCGGCTGGATTTGGCGTATCACCGCTGCGGTTGGATTTGGCCGGTAATCGTTCCACCACGGTGGAAGTGACTAATCCCGGCGACACACCCGTCGACTTAGAAGTGCAAGCCAAAGCCTGGACGCAGGCCGACGGCAAGGATGTTTACAGCGATACGAGCGACTTGACGTTCTATCCCGCTAAGTTCACGTTGGCAGGCAAGGGCAAGCGCGTCATTCGCGTAACCACATCGGGTAAGAGCGACCTTCCGGATACCGAAAAAGCGTATCGGCTCTATATCACGGAGTTACCTGTACTGACTCATGAGGCCGGTGAAAATATCGAACTACGAGAAAGATTCGGCGTGCCGCTTTTTGTTCATAAGCCCAAAGCAAGTTCGCAACTCAGCGCCAGCGTGGAAGGCGGCGGCGCCGGAATTGTCAAAGTGCGACTTATCAACCAAGGCACGGCGCACGCGCATCTGACATCCATTGCATCCGACCCCGCCGGCATTCAAGGCGCCGCCTTGGATGAGTGGTACGTGTTGCCCGGCGCATCGCATGTGTTTTCACTGCCTGTTTCCGGCAGCGTGTGCAATCAAGCGCAAGCTAAGTTGCACATCAAAACGGATCAAGGCAAACCCGTCGATCTGCCTATCTCTATACCTAGCGGCGCTTGTAAAGCAGGTTGA
- a CDS encoding spore coat protein U domain-containing protein translates to MKQKPVQCMVLSLALTLPCAAFSFQGQQLKVGVKLNGGCGYDVLEPTHAHFGEHTSGMDHPQKKETGKANFWCSQDIPFTVVVDDGQNSSGSTRRMKHQGTNDYIDYTLDHTPKSGTGTGNTLIHVDVDFTVAANAMKNAPPGEYEDVVTVTADL, encoded by the coding sequence ATGAAACAGAAGCCTGTGCAATGCATGGTTTTGAGTCTGGCTCTTACGCTTCCTTGTGCTGCTTTCAGTTTTCAGGGGCAGCAATTGAAAGTGGGTGTGAAGCTAAATGGTGGGTGCGGTTATGACGTGCTAGAACCCACTCACGCGCACTTCGGTGAGCACACCTCTGGGATGGATCACCCTCAAAAAAAAGAGACAGGAAAAGCGAATTTTTGGTGTTCGCAGGACATCCCTTTTACCGTCGTGGTGGATGACGGGCAGAACTCAAGTGGCAGCACACGGCGCATGAAGCATCAGGGAACGAACGACTATATCGATTACACCCTGGACCACACTCCGAAATCGGGTACCGGCACCGGAAACACGCTGATTCACGTGGATGTCGATTTCACCGTCGCCGCAAACGCGATGAAAAACGCACCACCTGGAGAATACGAAGACGTCGTAACGGTTACTGCCGATCTCTGA
- the sufT gene encoding putative Fe-S cluster assembly protein SufT, whose amino-acid sequence MSGFSLSSEPFTLERDCNAVMVPQGESVVLPAGQVGYITQALGGSFTVYVEGNLFRVAGNDADALGKEPPPPLELPADATDADVEQLVWQQLRTVFDPEIPINVVELGLVYDVSLETTAPDQRKVYVKMTLTAPGCGMGDVLIDDARTKLELIPTVAEADVDLVFDPPWNHSMMSDAAKLETGML is encoded by the coding sequence ATGAGCGGTTTCAGTCTAAGCAGCGAACCTTTCACCCTGGAACGGGACTGCAATGCGGTGATGGTGCCGCAGGGCGAGAGCGTGGTGCTGCCGGCCGGACAGGTCGGTTACATCACGCAGGCGCTTGGCGGCAGTTTTACGGTGTATGTGGAAGGCAACCTGTTTCGCGTAGCGGGCAACGACGCTGATGCACTTGGCAAAGAACCGCCGCCGCCGTTGGAGTTGCCCGCCGACGCCACTGATGCGGATGTCGAGCAACTGGTGTGGCAGCAATTGCGCACCGTGTTCGATCCGGAAATTCCCATCAACGTGGTCGAACTCGGTCTCGTCTACGACGTAAGTTTGGAAACCACCGCACCCGATCAGCGCAAGGTGTACGTCAAGATGACGCTGACAGCGCCAGGTTGCGGCATGGGCGATGTGTTGATCGACGATGCGCGCACCAAACTGGAATTGATTCCCACTGTTGCCGAAGCGGATGTGGATCTGGTGTTCGATCCGCCGTGGAATCACTCGATGATGTCCGACGCGGCGAAGCTCGAAACGGGCATGCTCTGA